The DNA region agctgatagactataaTGACAGCAGCCGGGGACAGGAGTCCACCCTTCATCGACACTGAATTCGATACAACACTGGCATCTAGACTATATTGAGAGTGATGCGTGCAGCATCTTACCAAGACGTGACAGATACGTATCATCCAAGGACACGTCAATATTGTTACTCCATGCTGTATTCTAATAATCATGACATTTATCGAACGCACCTCCGAACCTTCGTCGTCACTGAGATGCCGTTTGGCTTACAATTTGTCTGGTCTCAACAAATAAttgcacagacagacagtatcACATTAATTAATAGTGATTCGACTTTTATTAATTTAGCTTACACATGTCTAATTTCGGGATCGATTTCGACAAATGcatttaaacaaattaaaacaactAATAAAGGGTGATTTGTCTTCTACAACGTGCCATCTGTACTGGTACTGAAGGCACACTGATTTCATTATGCCGATTGAGTACCAACCACCGTCCTACCAAGTTTCCGGCACATCAGATAGCCTGTTATCAGCAGTATCATAAACTGACGTCCTAATTGCAACATTCCTGAATTGTGACGCGTGTAGACTCAGTCTTTAAGATACGTTGTCTCCCTCCGGCCTCCTCTTGAGAGGAGTTGCaattgaccgatgtgtgagggcgctccgtCACGGCGTACGTACCTCATAAGGCTTTTCCCTACAAGTGccataaagtaatgatttgaaaatctggtgGTGTGTTTTGTTCTTAGGCTAGTGATTCATATCACAAAGGTCATAACATGAATGTATATTATAGTGATCGTTATTCTAAACACTGTCCATGGATCCGTAGTTCACATGACTGCCTCTATTTGTGACAACATTAATCTCAGAATCTGCAGAACTGCATCCCCTTTTCCAGGAAACCATTGGATCACACGAATGGTCAATATCAGGCCGAGAATGTGACATTGATGAGGTGGAATTGAGACATGGCCTGGGAGATGTCGATGTTATGCCCAACGTGGCGTTTGTGGCAACAAGGCGTGTATTAACCTGTTCTTGTTCATTTACTAAATTAAAATGTTCCTGCTGGTTTTCTGCGCCATTCTGACGGCCGGTTTGCCGTGAAGTCACACTGCAATCATGGTCAGCCATGTTATGTCGATCAGAAATACGTCGATGACGTGGCCATTCCTCCCACGGATCACGAAGAAGTTTGTATCGTCCACCATATTCCAAATCTTCAGCTTTCCCACTTAAAAACATCATATCCCAAAAGAAACTGGCAAAGTGGTATCTGAAAAGTGTGAAAATGGTCGGGGGATTTTGATAAAAAGAAATACTGCTATGGACGTTTTGGGGTTTATTCATCGTAAGTTTAATAGATTTTGGCAAtcatgagttacaaacatggactagACATGtacgttgtttcacattgcaAAAAAACGTGCCTCgtcaaataaaaaatcaataaaatagaaatttcTCATC from Glandiceps talaboti chromosome 18, keGlaTala1.1, whole genome shotgun sequence includes:
- the LOC144449572 gene encoding uncharacterized protein LOC144449572, with amino-acid sequence MTAEIALRYHFASFFWDMMFLSGKAEDLEYGGRYKLLRDPWEEWPRHRRISDRHNMADHDCSVTSRQTGRQNGAENQQEHFNLVNEQEQVNTRLVATNATLGITSTSPRPCLNSTSSMSHSRPDIDHSCDPMVSWKRGCSSADSEINVVTNRGSHVNYGSMDSV